The following are encoded together in the Blastocatellia bacterium genome:
- a CDS encoding PilZ domain-containing protein produces the protein MSNERRKYYRTPLLLPIEVYSYACERSRFYEKTETMNVSPLGASFRLHNIVDVDDIVRLVLPMPEQMRLYDQNLATYQIYAQVRRVRPRGDGFVNVGVAFISKDPPEVEVNEPIRASEPTPEIAITPPIINEVENSDVFATRPLGPQGLIRASLNTPNPLANRLRPPSAPVPVVPALVNTPAKVPSTPLNDLPVKPASISASLQNSIDAQDPLTTNPNTKPSVILTPARESSSSNLKHPTIAQSMLNNDRNEPRAKLRLSLSIRGLDKSGQYFVEVIQTEDVSKHGVCFMLCKHELEPNSIVEIVGFQGKFHAQGEVKHINYNQVDKTYRVGIRLLGQPNNWIVK, from the coding sequence GTGAGTAACGAACGTCGAAAATACTATAGAACTCCATTGCTTTTACCTATAGAGGTCTATAGTTACGCTTGTGAGCGAAGCCGCTTTTATGAAAAAACGGAAACTATGAATGTAAGTCCACTAGGGGCTTCCTTCCGCTTACATAACATAGTTGATGTAGATGATATTGTCCGACTTGTTTTACCAATGCCTGAACAAATGCGGCTTTATGATCAAAATTTAGCTACATATCAAATTTATGCTCAAGTAAGACGTGTTAGACCAAGAGGAGATGGATTTGTAAATGTTGGTGTAGCTTTTATTTCTAAAGACCCTCCAGAAGTAGAAGTTAATGAGCCTATCAGAGCCTCAGAACCAACACCAGAAATAGCTATAACTCCACCTATTATTAATGAGGTCGAAAATTCAGATGTGTTTGCTACTCGTCCCTTAGGGCCACAAGGATTAATTAGAGCATCCTTAAACACTCCTAACCCTTTAGCTAACCGCTTAAGACCTCCTTCAGCTCCAGTACCTGTTGTTCCTGCTCTTGTTAATACTCCTGCAAAAGTTCCTTCTACGCCGTTAAATGATTTACCTGTTAAACCTGCGTCTATCTCTGCTTCACTACAAAATTCAATTGATGCACAAGATCCATTAACTACCAATCCAAATACCAAACCTTCAGTTATTTTAACACCTGCTCGTGAAAGTTCTTCATCTAACTTAAAACATCCAACTATTGCCCAGAGTATGCTCAACAATGACCGCAACGAGCCTAGAGCAAAATTAAGGCTAAGTTTAAGTATTCGTGGATTAGACAAAAGTGGACAGTATTTTGTGGAAGTTATTCAAACAGAAGATGTTAGCAAACATGGAGTTTGTTTTATGCTCTGTAAACACGAACTAGAACCAAACTCTATTGTTGAAATAGTTGGCTTTCAAGGTAAATTTCATGCCCAAGGCGAAGTAAAACACATTAACTATAATCAGGTTGATAAAACCTATCGTGTAGGGATCCGTCTTTTAGGTCAACCTAATAATTGGATTGTAAAATAA
- a CDS encoding YigZ family protein produces the protein MSTNREYFTIASSSEVTTSIKGSTFISRCERVTSAVEAMSYIQSIKLKHLDATHNCWAYRISPNEYRFNDDGEPAGTAGQPILQAILGSNLEQVCVVVTRYYGGTKLGAGGLVRAYGGGASAVLKAAQSVLIQPTIVIAVEVAFSEQNSLYYFIENHSELTIVGTEYTAKGLVISIKLLAVEQANISEQLTNHLRGRVQIKEITEA, from the coding sequence TTGTCAACAAATCGTGAATATTTCACTATTGCTAGTAGTTCTGAGGTTACTACTAGTATTAAGGGATCAACATTTATTTCTCGTTGTGAGCGTGTTACTTCGGCAGTAGAAGCAATGAGTTATATACAATCTATTAAGTTAAAACACCTGGATGCAACACATAATTGTTGGGCTTATAGAATTTCACCTAATGAATATAGATTTAACGACGATGGAGAGCCTGCTGGGACAGCCGGACAACCAATTTTACAAGCAATTCTAGGCTCAAATTTAGAGCAAGTTTGCGTAGTAGTAACTCGTTATTATGGTGGGACAAAACTAGGTGCTGGCGGGTTAGTTCGGGCTTATGGAGGTGGAGCATCAGCAGTACTAAAAGCGGCTCAAAGTGTATTAATTCAACCTACTATAGTTATAGCAGTAGAAGTTGCTTTTAGTGAGCAAAATAGCCTTTATTATTTTATAGAGAATCATTCTGAGTTAACTATTGTAGGTACGGAATATACTGCTAAAGGTCTAGTAATAAGCATAAAGTTATTAGCCGTAGAGCAAGCTAACATATCTGAGCAATTAACTAATCATTTACGCGGACGAGTACAAATCAAAGAAATTACCGAAGCATAA